Part of the Anomaloglossus baeobatrachus isolate aAnoBae1 chromosome 1, aAnoBae1.hap1, whole genome shotgun sequence genome, cgagtactgagcacctgagcatgctagtgcccgctcatcactagttaccagtacagagcacccgagcatggtagtgcccgctcatcactagttaccagtactgagcacccgagcatggtagtgcccactcatcactagttaccagtacagagcacccgagcatggtagtgcccgctcatcactagttaccagtactgagcacccgagcatggtagtgcccactcatcactagttacaagtactgaacacccgagcatggtagtgcccgctcatcactagttacgagtactgagcacccaagcatggtagtgcccgctcatcactagttacgagtactgagcacccgagcatggtagtgcccactcatcactagttacaagtactgagcacccgagcatggtagtgcccgctcatcactagttacaagtacagagcacccgagcatggtagcgcccgctcatcactagttacaagtactgagcacccgaacatggtagtgcccgctcatcactagttacgagtactgagcacccgagcatggtagtgcccactcatcactagttacgagtactgagcacccgagcatggtagtgcctgctcatcactagttatgagtactgagcacccgagcatggtagtgcccactcatcactagttacgagtactgagcacccgagcatggtagtgcccgctcatcactagttatgagtactgagcacccgagcatggtagtgcctgctcatcactagttacaagtactgagaacccgagcatggtagtgcccgctcatcactagttacgagtactgagcacccgagcatggtagtgcccactcatcactagttatgagttctgagcacccgagcatggtagtgcccgctcatcactagttacgagtactgagcacccgagcatggtagtgcccgctcatcactagttacgagtacagagcacctgagcatggtagtgctcgctcatcactagttatgagtactgagcacccgagcatggtagtgcccgctcatcactagttaccagtactgagcacctgagcatgatagtgcccgctcatcactagttacgagtactgagcacccgagcatggtagtgcccgctcatcactagttacgagtacagagcacctgagcatgctagTGCTCCCTCATTACCACTTACTAGGAAACTGGGACTTTTTCCCAGGACCGCTCGGCCTCCAGGACGTCTTCGGTTCGGGGGCTGTGGGACAGGTCTTTGTGCGTGGTGCCGCCTGTCTGTTCAGATATCGGCTCGGGACGACCTATAATGAAGGAATAAAACAAGTTACGATAAAGTTTGATTAGCAAAGTGTGCCCGGAGGAGGAAGCGTCTGCTGCCAGGAAGAGCAGAGGGAGGATGCTTACCTTTCCCCAGCGTATGTAAATGCCGCATGATATCCAAATCAGTCCCGGCTGAAGACTTCACCCCGTCTATGAAAATGCTGGAATTAACCATTTTATCACCTGCTTGGTCATAACGTGGCATTTGTGAACGGTCCAATGGGCCAGACGGGTAGTTGGGAATATTAATGGTCGCCCCCTCGCTGTGCACAGTCCTGCGGGTATGTATGTCACCCAGGAGTCTGTGGTCCCCTAACCACAATGGATATCTGACGTCCGGTATACTGGAGAGGCCCGACACCCCCAGTTCGGACTTGTGACTGGTCAGCCAGCGTGGATAGTCCCTATAGGGCAGAGAGTTCGCGTTATTGTAAAGTCCGGGGTCGTTTTCTCGCTCCCGTTGACTTTTTTCTTTCCGCCTCTGAAGCTCCTGAGAGCGGAGTCTGTGTTCCCGAATATCCAGAGCCGACACGTCCGTCCCTCTCAGTGAGGAAGGGGTTAACGGAGAAGTCAGAGCCATCACGTGAGGAGAAATTCCGAGttgttttttcagatttttttgacGTTTTCGCTCTTGGGAAGCTCGAGAGAAGGGCAGCGATCCGTCAGGGGGGAAGCCCAGGAGGTCGTCCGTGGTCAGGCTGAGCAGGTCCGGATCGCGGGCCACGTATCCGCTCCGCGTCAGGGACCGCGTGTGCCGAACAGAGGGGCGCGCTGCAAACGGGAGAGAAACAATGCGGACGTCAGTTTGACCCTTTAAGAATCAAATAATTTTTGGGTTACATACCactttttgatcttttttttttggggggggggg contains:
- the C1H18orf54 gene encoding lung adenoma susceptibility protein 2 isoform X1; this translates as MAGPSSPDSSISISSLLASCSLGINSRSDADRPLASIQYKDRLYDSASKALEDYIVDYEAASTGRITVRPSTTLPTPTRRARPSVRHTRSLTRSGYVARDPDLLSLTTDDLLGFPPDGSLPFSRASQERKRQKNLKKQLGISPHVMALTSPLTPSSLRGTDVSALDIREHRLRSQELQRRKEKSQRERENDPGLYNNANSLPYRDYPRWLTSHKSELGVSGLSSIPDVRYPLWLGDHRLLGDIHTRRTVHSEGATINIPNYPSGPLDRSQMPRYDQAGDKMVNSSIFIDGVKSSAGTDLDIMRHLHTLGKGRPEPISEQTGGTTHKDLSHSPRTEDVLEAERSWEKVPVSYKCPVHVLCEDEENKGLKALKSNLLEDFLKDSVLQEKTANPFSGGNHHGPVEALKHMLFNLQAFQQNISQETSTEHLKEIQKVSTEVQSEIQKVDQEVFPVNKSLQKALHHLSRLKELVGDCDLKKKEEDQPGLQT
- the C1H18orf54 gene encoding lung adenoma susceptibility protein 2 isoform X2 is translated as MAGPSSPDSSISISSLLASCSLGINSRSDADRPLASIQYKDRLYDSASKALEDYIVDYEAASTGRITVRPSTTLPTPTRRARPSVRHTRSLTRSGYVARDPDLLSLTTDDLLGFPPDGSLPFSRASQERKRQKNLKKQLGISPHVMALTSPLTPSSLRGTDVSALDIREHRLRSQELQRRKEKSQRERENDPGLYNNANSLPYRDYPRWLTSHKSELGVSGLSSIPDVRYPLWLGDHRLLGDIHTRRTVHSEGATINIPNYPSGPLDRSQMPRYDQAGDKMVNSSIFIDGVKSSAGTDLDIMRHLHTLGKGRPEPISEQTGGTTHKDLSHSPRTEDVLEAERSWEKVPVSYKCPVHVLCEDEENKGLKALKSNLLEDFLKDSVLQEKTVSTEVQSEIQKVDQEVFPVNKSLQKALHHLSRLKELVGDCDLKKKEEDQPGLQT